The genomic region AATTACAAATAACAGAGCCATTATCAGCAAAATGTTATCAACAGCCACAAATGTACTGATATAACTAATTACATTTACACAATGTGTTTAACCAACGCCAAACCTAATAAGTTCAGTATTATTTGCTTATTAACCTAGAAATTATGTACAAATGGTCTCTATGGCACTGGCTTAATGCAAATGGATAATTCCGTACACAGCGGGAAAAAATGggaagaaatttgaaacttattatattttaagttcaaatttcttcaataaaatatcttgaGATAccaacttcttcccgccatgTACGGaattaataaaatgtttatagggTCTGCATCTGCAAGTTGACCACCCTAATTCATGGCCATGTAgctattttaattaacaataattaCTATGGCATTGGTACCATGAACCTTGTTTTCATAcataaactaaagtctatttttttattccgtagactgaaatgacagttaatagtatgaacatgaaatgtcatttcatactattaactgtcatttcagtctaccgaataaaaaaatagactttaaggacAAGTGAATAGCAGTATTGCTAGTTGAACCCGTGCGTGCTTCAAGGTTGTTTTACCTAGCATTTAAAAGCAAATATGTTATGAAACACTGTTAATGCTAAGTGGTTAGGTATTCATGTTTTACTGTTTTACCATTTTATTACCACATCAATTATGATATTAGCTTCTCattatttcaatattatttctcaGTACACAGAGAGTAAAGTACATACAATTTGATGATTTTTCTGAAGAGTGTCATTGCCTGTTACCTATAAAGTTGATTTCTATCTAAAGTAGGACTTACctcggatttttttttaatacctacagtaaaaagtagagatgccacgaatattcggcaactattcggtattcggcctattcggccactttgccgaatattcggtattcggccactttgccgaatattcggtattcggccactttgccgaatattcggtattcggccactttgccgaatattcggtattcggccgaatgttgcctactattcggccgaataccgaatatctgttgcacctacttaataaataaatatatacatacaaacatgaacgctgaaaacaatacactctttttgtttgggcagtcgtgtaaaaagaaaaattgcacaataaaaatgaccaaaaactatgtaggaatatttagaatgtgttcttggaaagttgttaaatacgaagacccatttctgagcatttgttgattaacaaacatgttatttttatcatgagtctgttttgtttgactctattaaTTAACTTGTCCGATCCCGCGACccgaaaactaattttgtcGTTGTCTCCCAGTATGGCTCACATTTGACCCGTgggagttgaaattttgaatatcgtgggaaatctggaaaatttatttacggctcctatttgagcccttgggatatgacaggttaatgctgttcaacaaaaatataatatatcttagctaacgttcataataattgtgactcaaaatgttcgcatgttatgccgaatattcggtattcggccgagagtggccgaatattcggtattcggctaaaactactattcggggcatctctagtaaaaAGTTATCAGCGATGCATGTAGGTGCAAAACCTGACAGAATCATTAACATTAGCAATTCAATTAGGTGGCGATGTGTAAACAACCATTACGAGGCCCCAAAACTTGGTGAAACGATAATAATGATAAGTACATTGATTTAAATACAGATAATGATATTAATTTGTTTACCCTTGGAGCTGGCGTTGTTACAGTAGTGACGTATGAATAAATCATCCATTACTAATACCCACACTAATACACTATAGGTATTACCCTACattagtacaaactaaatatacctatgtacgACAGTAGATAGGTATGCTATGCTTGAtacctacaatacctacattattaaggCTGTCCAAGTTGCGGGCTTCAAGTATGTGGGGCACAAACAATTTCACCAACTGACACAAGCTAAATATAGCAGGACTTACCTCGGATCTTCGAATTCCACGAATGCGAATGGAGGACCTTTTCTATTTTTCAAATCAACGAATGTAACTTTGCCGAATTTGTAAAAGAGATCTTGAATGTCCTTTGTCCTTATGTCCGGGGGTAGGTTTCCGACGTATATTCTGCACTCATTTCTGTTGCCGCCGCTTCCACCGGACATGATTATGGCTTTTTAAATAAGATTTCTGCAGTAAATAacgaaataatttatattaacttTCCGGCGTAACGCTACTTCGGCTTGATCGGCAaatttgacaaatcaaaatggcGTCAAGCGTCAATGAGTTATTTCCAGAGGAAAGGGAAATGTTTGTTTTCGTCCTATTGTCTATGGTTCAAAAGAGGTTTGATCAGAAATAACTGAATCCAACTTAATgaacttataaaaatattgtttattttcattttacttattttggcTCAAATACTTTGTGAAGTTGTTTTACGAAAATATCGCCCATATTTATTcactttttataataaaactctAGTACTAGCCGGTTACAAAGTTGAGAAACCTTGAGAAAAGAACGCAACCATTTTTCATTTTTCGAATTGtctttgaatttagaacgcccTCTGCCGCACACAACAAGAGATCTTTGCCTGAAAGAAGCCTGTGAAAGAATCCTCTAGAGAGTAGGCATAGAATCTCCGGTACCAAAATCTTTGCGTGATATTTCATTCGTTTTTCTGAAGCAAATGTAAGTAattcattatttatattatttatttactttaattagGGATTGGAGATTCGTTAATTGTGAAATTTTCGTATAGTTTGCCGTATTCACAAAATGGTGCATGAAAGTCTGAATGCGGATGAACATGTTTTCACCTTCGTTCGCAAAAAAGGTGCAATAAAGTCGCTTTATTGATTTAATTCTCATGTTTCCATAGAAATATCTTTCTACGTCGTAGTTTTTCATTATCTTTTCCGTATAATGCCGAGTAACATGTTTGCAAATTAGTTAAGCGGTGGCAATTTTCGCGTTTTCTTATTGATGACGGGCCTTACTGCTAGTGCTTCCGTTCGAATTAGCACAAGAAAACCACCTAAGGCCGAGTCAGAAACACAGTACAGGTAATTTGATTAGAAGGGAAAGCGAGGGTCCGCAAATATGTGTCGTATTTGGAAGTTATTCGGCGCGCGTACTTAGCATATTTTGTAAAAGGCGCGCTGGATCCAGAATCCCGGGTTTCGCGCCTGACCTTTagttaaaagttatttataGCTGTTATTGAACATAAACAGTCCTGTACTCATGTGGAAAATGTATTGATTGAATGTTAGAAGGCTAGCCGATAACCTTTGCTCCAGGTCTATTGACATTGTCCATCCACGCGTTTGAAATAGATAATCCTATTTATTTCTCTCCTATTCTGTTCCAGCGATATCGTAATGGCGCGTTTACACTAGGCAATTTGGCGAGCGATTTCACCAGCAATCATGTAGTATGTGAATGAGACAATCCATCAAACGCACGTCAATTTATCGGATTGCCAGTATTGACACACGCCAATAACGTCTTGGAACTCGCCAAGTGGCCTCGTGCAAATGTACCGTAACTAAAGGGCAAGGTCATGAATTAGCACTTACCTGGGCTGCACACCTGATTCTCTCAGAACATCATCAGAGCGCGCGCGACACAGACATCAGCCGCTGCTtgcctgataaaaaaaaatatttaattttcatcCCGGATTACCAGACCGAAACTTAGTGTAGTGCGACAAGTGAAATTTTAAAGTTTTCAAACCTTCCAGACATACAACTGACAAGATGTGTGACCGCAAGGCGGTGATCAAGAATGCTGACATGAGTGAGGAGATGCAGCAGGATGCGGTGGACTGTGCGACGCAAGCGCTTGAAAAGTTCAACATTGaaaaggtacctatattttaattgttCCCACAGATAACAAGTTTCCTCATTTGTGGTTAGTGGTTAGAGGTTCTCATgtgaaaataagtaattatttgttaatcattttcatttacaataggtacttaataaaatatatttattataacaataaactaaacaataaaacaaaactacatgtattataaaatttaaaataatcttataaataaaaaatgtctcCAGGTTGCTGTCATATTTCTTAATCATGATGATTAACCCTACTCCCTAGTGGTTAGAgttcaaaaaatttaataattttgattaattttatcaGTGCATTTTGCAAGCATAAAGGTGCATTCACAATTAACTTTAGTGGAGCAACAAAAGTTAACTGCGGTGTGGATGCAGCTTAATGTAACTTCATATTGATTGAAACTGAGGGGCTACTGCTATAAAGTAATCTGTATTGAGAACCAATGTGATGCCTATAGGTATATaagcctggcgtccgttggctcgttgggtggacgatattcggaagattgcgggtcatttctggatgagattggctcaggaccgggataagtggtgtactcgaagagaggcctatgctcagcagtgggcgataaaaggctgatatgatgatgaaatCTATTTAAATTTAGCTTGAAAATGCTTTATCTTCCTTTGTGTactaaataaacttttttttctgattCCAGGATATTGCTGCATTCATCAAGAAGGAATTCGACAAGAAATACAACCCGACGTGGCACTGCATCGTGGGGCGCAACTTCGGCTCGTACGTGACGCACGAGACCCGCCACTTCATCTATTTCTACCTCGGCCAGGTCGCCATCCTCCTGTTCAAGAGTGGTTAAACCACCTCCGCACACTTCGCTCTAAATTTTTTGTTGTTAGGATGCAGTATTACCGGGCCAGCGTGCCTCGCCTCCGGGTCCACTCGGGGACAGCGGGGGTCGCTTACATTCCTACCATCGGGTGCATGTCAGTAGTTAGCGAGGCGGGACGCGCGGGCCGGAGTGTGTGAGCTTGTATGGGCCGGTCGGGCTCCATCACCCCGCGAGGCACTGTGTAAATGTACTGTGTTTAGCTTAACTTAAGATTCAATATTGACTTGTGGTAAACATTCACTTCTagtgtatatttatattaaagaaaattttagttaattattcCTAGACTTTAGTGTGAAAGTCATATGTTAGTACCTAACTAAATCTATTGTTTACTTTCTTTGTTGATATATTCACTGGAGATATTTTCACTACTTCTATTATTAAACTTTCTTACAAACCACAGCatgttttattttgaataaacGCTTAGGGCATTTAGAGCCAAAACTAGGAATTAGGCGTCTAGAATTCCAATTGGGCTAGGGCTTGGTTAAAAGCTAGTATTTTATATCCTTGAACAGTCCTTAGGGTTCCTATTCCATTCTAATAACGAATGAACCTAAATTTGATTGCTGATAACAGTGATAACACTTAGTGATCGTAAGCTTTTGGACTTTTGGTTCTGGGCATGCTATTATGACACCACTTTGTAATAGAAATAGATtgtcacaagggagcaaaatgacatttacggcgagggcgtacattgaattcTGAACGAAGCGAAGGAGTCTTAAGAATCT from Cydia amplana chromosome 19, ilCydAmpl1.1, whole genome shotgun sequence harbors:
- the LOC134657270 gene encoding dynein light chain 2, cytoplasmic isoform X1, which encodes MTGLTASASVRISTRKPPKAESETQYRHTTDKMCDRKAVIKNADMSEEMQQDAVDCATQALEKFNIEKDIAAFIKKEFDKKYNPTWHCIVGRNFGSYVTHETRHFIYFYLGQVAILLFKSG
- the LOC134657270 gene encoding dynein light chain 2, cytoplasmic isoform X2, which encodes MCDRKAVIKNADMSEEMQQDAVDCATQALEKFNIEKDIAAFIKKEFDKKYNPTWHCIVGRNFGSYVTHETRHFIYFYLGQVAILLFKSG